CATCACCAGCTCTGGGGACACCACCTGGTGAGGCCCTGCCAGGGCTAGGCAGTCGGGACTCACCTACACTTCCTGCCGGGGGAGGGAGCACCGCCTCAGTGCTCAGGCGGTAGTCCCCACCCTGCGCAAGCACCGGCAGAACCCTTGTTCTGAACACTCAGCCTTTTGCTCCGGtggcaggaaggagggggaagtgggggacCCCTTCTCACCTGGGACAGGAGCAGGCTTCTGTCACCCAGTGGCTCCCGGTGCCCCTTGTGTGGAGGCTTCACTGGGCCCGGGCTCACAGGGTGGAGGGGTAAGGGAGAGGGAGTCTGTCCTGCACCCGTCTCTGATTCATTCCTTCTTCCTGTCACCCCTCCAGTGCCCTGTGGGACATTGAGACGGGCCAGCAGACGGTGGGTTTTGCTGGACACAGTGGGGATGTGATGTCCCTGTCACTGGCCCCCGATGGCCGCACCTTTGTGTCAGGGGCCTGTGATGCCTCCATCAAGCTGTGGGACGTGCGGGATTCGATGTGCCGACAGACCTTCATCGGCCACGAATCCGACATCAATGCCGTGGCTGTAAGTTCTGGGGCGAGCTGGGCTGGCCCATCTTTGCCAggctccaggccctgccctgcaCCCTCATCCCACCCTGGTCTTGTGTCCTGCAGTTCTTCCCCAACGGCTATGCCTTCACCACGGGCTCTGACGACGCCACGTGCCGCCTCTTTGACCTGCGGGCCGACCAGGAGCTCCTCATGTATTCCCACGACAACATCATCTGCGGCATCACCTCTGTTGCCTTCTCGCGCAGCGGCAGGCTGTTGCTCGCTGGCTACGACGACTTCAATTGCAACATCTGGGATGCCATGAAGGGCGACCGTGCAGGTGAGAGCTGGGAGCTGAGCAGGGGGTGGGCGGGGACAGGGAAACGAGGCTGGAGTTCTGACGTCCCGCTCCGTCCCAGGTGTCCTCGCAGGCCACGACAACCGAGTGAGCTGCCTTGGGGTCACTGACGATGGCATGGCTGTGGCCACAGGCTCCTGGGACTCCTTCCTCAAGATCTGGAACTAACAGCCCCGACCCCAGCTGGGCCCAGGCTAGGAGGGGCCCTGCCCATGCCCACACTACAGGTCGGGAGCTCTGGGGCTGGGTGCACACCGAGCCTCCCTCCTCGGGCCACGGGGCCTCGGGTCCCTGCTCCCCTACCCAGGTTTGGTTCCTCCCGGGGCCCCCACTGTGGAGATTTAAGATGGGAATAGaatgggggaagaggaggggcagaAAGCCCTCATCCTT
This region of Phocoena phocoena chromosome 15, mPhoPho1.1, whole genome shotgun sequence genomic DNA includes:
- the GNB2 gene encoding guanine nucleotide-binding protein G(I)/G(S)/G(T) subunit beta-2, which encodes MSELEQLRQEAEQLRNQIRDARKACGDSTLTQITAGLDPVGRIQMRTRRTLRGHLAKIYAMHWGTDSRLLVSASQDGKLIIWDSYTTNKVHAIPLRSSWVMTCAYAPSGNFVACGGLDNICSIYSLKTREGNVRVSRELPGHTGYLSCCRFLDDNQIITSSGDTTCALWDIETGQQTVGFAGHSGDVMSLSLAPDGRTFVSGACDASIKLWDVRDSMCRQTFIGHESDINAVAFFPNGYAFTTGSDDATCRLFDLRADQELLMYSHDNIICGITSVAFSRSGRLLLAGYDDFNCNIWDAMKGDRAGVLAGHDNRVSCLGVTDDGMAVATGSWDSFLKIWN